ATCGAGTATAGGTTTACAGCATTTAGTGTTTCTACCATCAACCACTTTGTTGTACTGACACACAAAGAACAGTATGGTggctttttatgttttttactttgaagtggTAACCATtcaactccaaaagtgttttgtggactcaaacacttcacccgcaTGGATGTGCATTTAAGCCCGAATCAACAACTGAACCATGAGAGGAAATTTCAGCCAATTTCTTACATGATTAATCTCACTAGCAAATAAGGTTGCTTCCTTTGTCCTATTAGACACTTGCttgattttaaatttgtttaaataaaacccaatttgacatgaaagaaaacaggtGTAGTTGTTGTTTGTGAATCTGTGTGGAGCATAgaatgtaaaaagtaaaatattaatatttattcagtTGGTGATATGCATTTGTAAAAAGGTTTTACAGGAGCACAAATTTCTTGGTATTTGTGTATGAAtttgaacatgtgtttgtgagtaaCCAAAGTAATGCACCAATCATTGTTTGCAGTTTTGAATCTTCTATTTTACCTGCAATgtgaccattttgagcctattttctctaaagtttaaaatgaattgCGTGATTGCCAAGTTTAGGGGGAAGTGCAGTTTGTAtgtttcagccaatcagattgtATTCTACTGTTAAAATCTCGATGACCTTATCAGTATGTATTTCATTTGGAGGGGAAGCATGAGTAGGTCAAGAGAACGCTGCTGCACCACAATGATTGGGCGACTGGCTGCTTTGATTCTTTTTGGTACAAAGGGTGAGTACATGACTGTGGCAAAAATACTACTGGAAATTATTGTTCAACCATCGATACTGTGTTTGGAGATTTATAAATACGGTATATAATACAAGGCTTAACtgttatttgtctcttttcaaCAGCTCTGATTCTAACAGCAGAGGTTCCTCAGCTGATCTCTCTGACTGTGGTGGAACGTGGCAACAACGTGAGTTTGAAATGTCCAGTCTCTGAAGACAAATTCTTTTATTGGTATAAACAGTCTTTTGGACATGTGTTGCAAACAGTTGCTTCAAGAAAAGTGGGAAAGACTGATGTCAAAGATTCACGTTTCAATCTAACAAGAGTGGATGATCAGTATCTTCTTACCATCACTAATATCAGCAAAGAGGATGAAGCAACATACTTCTGTCAGAATGGAACAACGTATCAACAGACTTTCGTCGGTGGCACTTTCTTGGCTGTGAACGGTAAAATACCTTGTACTGTCAGTGTCTGAGCGCATGTGAGAGACAATGTTTGTAAGTAACAATTTTCATTGAGAAGTGATTTaatgccttttttaaattaaatgttgcaGATCAGGATCAGCAGAAACATTACAGCGTGAAACAAAGTCCAGAGACTGCGTCAGTCAGACCAGGAGCCTCAGTGATCCTCCAGTGTTCACTTCTCTCCAAGCACAAAGAAAACCTGGTCCAGTGTCCAGATGAACACAGTGTGCACTGGTTCAGAGCCGGATCAGGACGCTCCCATCCCGGCTTCATTTAcactcagagcagcaggagagatgaacaagaggagaagagctgcGTCTACAGTCTGTCCAAAACTATACACAACTCCTCAGATGCTGGGACTTACTACTGCGCTGTGGTCACATGTGGAGAGATCCTGTTTGGTGAAGGAACCAAAGTGGAGATGAGTATGTATTATATTCACAGTTATTCATCCTGATTGattaatgtattaaatgtaaGCAAAGAGTTTAAGAGAGAAACTTTGtgttgataaaaacatgaagcttGTTGCTGTGAGCTCAACAATTCCATCATATACCAGCTGACaatactataaataaaaagatcaataaattaaaaaaactaaaaaagtgtTCAGGCCATCACTGTTATTAAATATtgcaagatacatttttttcccattatgtcTCTGTTAACATGTAttctaattatattattgtatatttattttcttattaaactatttattattattattattattatattattttcttatctACTTTGTATTTGCAAATCCAGAGCTTCCCTGCAAGGGTTTTTTCACATGATTATATTTGTACTTGATACTGgtgtgacagtaaaacatcTAGAATCTTGAAAAATCCTGAATCTAGAAAAGCCAGTGTTGCCAATAACAAATGATTAATCCCAAGAGTTCATAATCAGATAATGTTTAATGTCTAAATGGAAATGTCCCTGATTCAGGATCAGAACTGGACCCACTTGTCCTTGTGCTTGCGGTGCTGTTGGTCTGCTGTGTGACCGTGGTTGTCGTCCTTAGTGTCAAAGTAAATCAAAGAGTTTGCAAACATTGCAAAGGTAAGTTGatgaaactgacattttgacaaTTGTTTAATTATGCATAGGATGCACCAGTGTTtagctttggtttcactttgaaTTATTAGCAATTTTGCATCTTAAGTCCTGAAAACAGTGGAAAATCCACCTCCATGTCTCCTTTGGAACAACATGCATTTGGGTTCAATTTTACCAACTGTCTATTTGTACTCAGCTAAATGGTAAATTAAAGAATGAGTGTATGGTAACTACTTCAGCAGATAACAAGTGTTCAAGTGACAGGAAAAgctttccttttatttaacaGGAGCAATGAGCACTTTCCATCACCAAGGACATGACAGGTCAAGTCTGGATCAATCAAATAATTGGGTAAATATGCTTTAAAGTTGCTATGACCAATATTTTTGTGTTAACAATTGATCGATGTGTAACTAAGTCAGAGTGTGTAATTACAGTCAGAGACAATTAAGTCAAGAATTTGACCAATTTTAGTAAATTGTACAATTATATCATGGCTATTTAAATTTACATACAAACCACTAAAAACTCAATGGAACACACGTTACTGTTgaatttggcaaaaaaaaaaacatagtgggaataacaaatatatatttaaatttgttcacCGGTGACCATTTTAAGGCTGTGGACTtttaactattttattttagaataacAATAACCCTGACCATGTGTATTTTGTCAAAGAAAACTGCAAATCACAAGGTAATGTAAAATTGTAAAGAGTGGTATCAAATTTATCTCAAGTGGTGGATGAAGGACGAACACGCACTGTACACCAAGTCATTATGTTCTTAACTTTAACTTGATATTACAGCTTTATTCTGAAAGAAATGTTCGCCATCAACACTGTATGTTGTTCTTTTGCAGGAAGGTGAGGCAGAGGAATCGAACTATGTAGCACCGACTTTCTTTGAAAGGAAAGCaagagtggaggagaagagagagtcACCACATCAGTGCTTGTACTCTACTGTAAAGCGCAGCTGAGTGCATCACCACATCCAGCAACATCCCTCTTTATCGGTATAGCAGGGCCTGTGCCATAGGGTTGGGTACCAAACTCCGTATTTTTAAGGGTACCGACCAAATTATACCAGTGAGTATGTATACGTGAGTGACACCTGGGGCACACCGGCTGCTCAACGTCCGCAGAACAGCGGCAGAACGGAACGGCTGCGTGTCGCGGTTGTcagttgtacatttttttaatatatatacacactatacAGTTTGAAGCTGTGCACTCTCCtgtcctgcaaatatttcacaataaaaacctaGTAAACGTTCTTGTGAACAGTATCCAATTCTCCTGCGCTGTGCAACAAAAATCTCATCAACGCTGTCGGTCACTTTGACTTGACTCATCTTGTGtgattcagtattttttttcctgtactGTCATTTAGTTTCCTAAGCTAACCAGCCTTGTTTGCCGTTGAAAGAGCTTGGTGTACATGGTGTTCGATGCTGGACAAAATGTCAGAGGGTAGTAACCGGAACAGAATGACTGAGTTAGTGGTTACGTTGCCAGCTGGTGATTCACCAACAAGCCAATCGAGTattcagagaaacaaaaatTAATGCTGACAATGTGGGTGTGAACTACAACATTacaatctttttctttgttgtttttctggtgATAGAATGTATCAGTATTTCTGTTTGACCATAAATTATCAACGTATTGGCCTATTTCATTGAacttgttatttgttttaataaagactGGTTTATGTTCATGTTGATGTTTTCTCTCAGATTTCTAAGTGCATGATAGAACCAACATGAGAGGGCGATCTATTCATATACACTCACGACTCTGAACATTCAACTTTCAACATTAATACAGAGTTGTGTTTTGGGAGTTATAACATCTcagattacattttacaaagtTACTGGTAGAAATGTATAGCAGCGATTTAGCCATTTCAATAAAACTTTCTCATTGCATTAACATGATAGATTTTCTTCCTTTTGGTCTGTTCCTTTAAAAATCCTATGAACTTGCATGAGATTAAATGATAGGTGTAAAATTAGGACTATGTccatttaaatatattgatataaatagAAAGGTTTCATTTTCTATGTATatgatatttgaaaaaaaaaaagcaacacgCAAGAGAAACAAAACTGTCAGTCGTCTGAGAATGATGACAAATAttcaaaaagaacaaataaggaatttattataaatttaaaTTATCAATTCATGATCATATTACGATTTGATAGAAATGATTTGTCATAGTTTCTTTTCTATTGGATTTTCAGTCAAACACTGCAAATATCACTATAACGTTGAAATATTCTCCATTTTCCTTCCGTGAGAAACCTCAGGATAAAACTGACAGATTCAATAATAATTTCCCAGCACAGTGGCTTCATATAGAGAAAATTCAACAGGCCGTGTGACAGATTAACTCAGTGATTTACTCCTGTCTAGTCCCTGTCCTGCAACTTTAACCTGGCAAATCACTGCTAGTGTACGTGCACATTGCATATAAGGGAAACACGATACTGTCAGGATAGGTTATAACAAAAACCTTGTTTATGTCACTAACGTCATTAATGAAGGAAAAGCAAAAAGTGGGATCTCAGGGGGCTACAGCTGCAAACGGTGTTCTCTCGCTACATATTCTGcttttattaaaccacattaaCATTATCGATACATATATGTATTGTAAAAAATTGGGAatcacagacaaagaaagatgGCAACTAAACTTTAGTCACAATTACTGTATGAGgtcaaaacagaacaaaactgcTCTGGAAATATCAACTTATCcaacagcagaaaacatgtGCACCTAAAATGAATCATTGATTTGGTAAATTTAGGGGGAGTGAATTTTCTgcctttcagccaatcaggatgATTTCCACTTTGTAGAGTCTAGAGTAGATAAAATCTTGATTTAGGAAGGAAGCCACCAGTTGTGCAAGAGGAAGGTGATTTACCACAATGCTCACACCATTGGTAACTTTGGTTCTTCTTCGTTCAGTGTGTAAGTGTAACTTTTAAAGGATATGATAATATggatatataatattatatgatAAGATTATATTGAACTATGTTAAAGTACAGCTAAAACATAATGGCCTGAACGAGTCCATCTGACGGCAGATGACTTCGTTATTTTGgtctttttgtcttgtttatttgtttatgttccTTTTCTTCAGCTCTGACTCAAACTGCTGAGGTTCCTCCCCAGATCTCCTTGATGGTGGTTGGAATTGGTCAAAATGCAACTTTACAATGTCAGGTTTCAGAGAAGGAGGGCAAATTCTTCCATTGGTACAAACAGACTCATGGATACCTGATCCAAACAGTCGCCACAGGAACTTTTTCCAGGCAAACGCTCCAGGAGCAATTTAGGAACTCGCGTTTCACAGTAACAGAGGGGAAGTCCCATTATTCTCTGACCATCGCAAATGTGGCGAAGGAGGATGAAGCAACATACTTCTGTCAAAATGGAACGGCGTACTCACAGACCTTTGTTAATGGCATCTTCCTGGCTGTGAACGGTAAAcaatttttacttttcatttctaatttagatcattgaaatgttttgttttatttattaaaacacatcagataCAGTGTCTGAGCTCATGGTCATAAGCCCAAAAATTATGTTGTgcctttttcaaatttaaaccATGCAGATCAGAATCAGCAGAAATCTGTTCTCGTGAAACAAAGTCCAGAGACTGCGTCAGTCAGACCAGGAGCCTCAGTGATCCTCCAGTGTTCACTTCTCTCCAAGCACAAAGAAAACCTGGTCCAGTGTCCAGATGAACACAGTGTGCACTGGTTCAGAGCCGGATCAGGACGCTCCCATCCCGGCTTCATTTAcactcagagcagcaggagagatgaacaagaggagaagagctgcGTCTACAGTCTGTCCAAAACTATACACAACTCCTCAGATGCTGGGACTTACTACTGCGCTGTGGTCACATGTGGAGAGATCCTGTTTGGTGAAGGAACCAAAGTGGAGACAAGTACGTTTTTACAGTTCTGTGAAACTTGTGTTTCAATAATTAAGTGCGACCTCTCTGCTCAAGATGCTCAGGAGACACAATGCGTTGGTATTGGTAACTGATAAATAAATGCACTGCGTCTGTGAGAAATCACATTATAATTAAACTCTACACCTAATTCTTAAAAGGCAGTAAATTACATAAACAATTCTTTATGTGCACAGATCAAATTTAATGAATGCACCATCtctgttacattacattaaaaaaaatataatataaaataaatattcattttgtttggtCAAATGGTAgcaatgtctgtttttatcaatttatcaaAAGCTTTTgatatatataattattgtgtgtttatcaTGACGCTTTGTTATATTAGGTTTAAAGGATTTTGTGTCAAAGCTAGAAATAACCAATTAACaatggtgttccacaaggatCAGTCCTGGGCTCTGTCTTGATTACAATctatattaattatataatcTCTTCTCAAACTGACTGTGATGTCCACTTCACTACTCTTTATGGTTTTACTAATTCTGGACAATTTTCTGTTTGAGAACCTACAACTTTAGCACTTGAGTGCTCGTCAATGTTAACCTTGAGCTCGTCCTTAGTACTTCTTGTCAAATTGTAGGTAAAGTGTTGAGGGAGTCTCTCTCAGCCACAGATTAGTGTGATATAATTTAAAGACATGCTGCATTCAGCACTGCAGAGGTGGGATAAACACTTCATATGTTTCCTAAGCTTCAAGTCCTGCTGGTTTATTAGGAATAAAAATCTTACTTCAGTTTTTATCCACCAAACAAATGGAATTAACCCCAACACATTCTCAAGattctccttgtttcctttttttgtgtatCTGTATCTCgttgtatttctatttaattacaaataaaCCTCAGTGGATTTTTAGGCTAAAAggtttttgaattgaatttaaaaaaaagtcataaattGGTCAAGAGTTAAATGTCTAATGgaactttttttctgtttcagcaCAAGAGACTGACCTGCTGGTAATTGTACTGGGGGTGCTGTtggctctgtgtgtgattgtgattgCCATCCTCGTTTCCTCAAAATACTGAGGTAGGTGTGGTACCACTATCAGTAtgtcatttgtatttaaagaaTTCAGGATCCATGATGTCAAAAAAGACTTGTTGATATATAGGAAATAAATATGGtaaaaaaataagtttgaaCATGACATCATTCACTCCGATACTAATTTGGTGATATTTCACTGATCAAAACAAATGGCGTACTTTCAACCCTCATAAGATCATGAGAGAAACCTGCTGGACATGTAACTGCAGTTTGAAACAATCATtggtgaaaaataataatcatgcTTCCAACGTTtgtgcaaaaatattttttgtcagttttgacTTGGTCACACACCTTGTAAACTGGTACCACTGACCTCAAGCCTCGGATCTAAAGCCAGAGCTTGTTTGCTTCATCATCAATGAAGATTATGTTATTTAGTTTGGTCAGTCCTCAAGTGCCGTCTTAATCCGTTCTCTGTAGTGCTTTTAAGTATCTTGTCCACTTAGTTACATATAACATAAACATATAATTTATCTACTAAATTGCCATTTATGAGTAGAATGTGGTTATATTTTCAAGTATTTTTGGATAATTATACCAccatcttgaaaaaaaaaggcaagagGGACCAAGAAGGCCGTACACTGAACCCCCAATTTTGGGGGTTCTTAcaaaaatgttgctgctgtgaacCAACGTATTCTGCTGCTCTCGGGGGGGGTTATCGCCTGGTTTGCCCACCCTGTAGGGATGAACCTTGCCTTCAGAGGACAAGCATGTGCCATAAAGAGTtaatagtatttttatttacaattaatAACATCAAGCCCACTGTTCTATCAATTGTCAGTCTTGCcatgattaaaaataattatttctaAAGGTGGTGACATGGAGGCGGTGAACTACTCTATCGCTGGATTTCTCTACAaaatcaaagaagaagagggagaaataaGAGAAGAAATGATGAAACCCTGCATGGATTAAGTGTGTGTTAATGCTGTTGAAGAAATATTCATGTAGGTCAGGCCAGTGCAGAGACTCAGAGACCAGCTGATAGACAAGCCTCTCAAAGCTTAATGTTTGTAGTGCTGCATCTGAGTGTGAACATCAGCTGATCACTTGACCCGGGGGCTGCAGGTGGATGGATacacaacagagaggaagacCATGTCTCCAAATGAAGCCTGTACCTGTGCACCTCCATATTCAGGGGCCGTTCAGAAACATACACTCTTCCAGAAAAGCGTGTTCCAGCCTCAATGTCTGTTTGCTAATGTTGCCTTgtttaaataataagaataaatatatttctgtcaATGCACTGAAGACAATAATATATGTTTAATATCACTGATTTGCCTTTGCAATGACCTCTGtctttattgttgttattatttctgtcatattttaatatcaGTTCCAAATTACCTGTAAAAATCTGTTAAGGCAGTGGTGCTCTGTCTGTACACTGCTGCCATCTTCTGGTGAGAAGCAGCTGGTTTGATGATTTAACGTTTTCTTGGTTTACTGATTATTCTGATCAGTGGCACTTCACTGAGATGGACTCACGTTTCATGCTAAGTCGACAGTATTGTGAACTCCCACAGCTCCAGATAGTTAATGTGCCACATGCATATAGAGCAGAGTAGACAGTTAAATTCATTAATGTCACATGTTTAAGTGTTTCCACCAAATATCTtacatattttctttacatGTACAGTAATGCAAAGCTTTCACTCTGTTGCAGGAACAAATCCACACACTTATTAAAGCCTGTAACTCATAAAAAAGTGTAGCACTTTCTATATCACCAAGCATGGGATACATCTTCCCTTATGTTACCCCTTAGATGGGAAGTATATATTAAGAAAGGTTTATGTGTTTTAATGGGAATGTGTAAATTTAACCCTTTGAGTTTATCACTCTTCATGCTTCTCCTTCTAAACAGCTGTAGCTTCAAACATGccaaagagaaaatgaagtgTGTTTCTAAACAATCTATTTTTTTAAGttcatttacatacatttgcATATGTTAATGAGTTCAACCACAACAATGTGCAAATGACCCAAGAACCATTTATTCTAACAAAATGTCTTCAGGCATCTTTAAGCCACAAGACTCAAAAGCTGCAGGAATGTACCTCTCAACTTTGACAAGATCCCTCAGCAGCTTTTACAGTTTCTCtttctgaataaaacatcaatGAAACACGAAACAACAATCCACAATCACAACGCTAAACAATTTGAAGCTTGAACACTTTTAGACccaattaagaaataaaaataagagaCGGCAATAAAAAGATAAACTCCAGCTGCAGGCCTGTGTGCAGCTtcgatgctgtgtgtgtgtgtgtgtgtgtg
The Hippoglossus stenolepis isolate QCI-W04-F060 chromosome 7, HSTE1.2, whole genome shotgun sequence genome window above contains:
- the LOC118112473 gene encoding uncharacterized protein LOC118112473, producing MYFIWRGSMSRSRERCCTTMIGRLAALILFGTKALILTAEVPQLISLTVVERGNNVSLKCPVSEDKFFYWYKQSFGHVLQTVASRKVGKTDVKDSRFNLTRVDDQYLLTITNISKEDEATYFCQNGTTYQQTFVGGTFLAVNDQDQQKHYSVKQSPETASVRPGASVILQCSLLSKHKENLVQCPDEHSVHWFRAGSGRSHPGFIYTQSSRRDEQEEKSCVYSLSKTIHNSSDAGTYYCAVVTCGEILFGEGTKVEMRSELDPLVLVLAVLLVCCVTVVVVLSVKVNQRVCKHCKGAMSTFHHQGHDRSSLDQSNNWEGEAEESNYVAPTFFERKARVEEKRESPHQCLYSTVKRS
- the LOC118112474 gene encoding uncharacterized protein LOC118112474, which produces MLTPLVTLVLLRSVSLTQTAEVPPQISLMVVGIGQNATLQCQVSEKEGKFFHWYKQTHGYLIQTVATGTFSRQTLQEQFRNSRFTVTEGKSHYSLTIANVAKEDEATYFCQNGTAYSQTFVNGIFLAVNDQNQQKSVLVKQSPETASVRPGASVILQCSLLSKHKENLVQCPDEHSVHWFRAGSGRSHPGFIYTQSSRRDEQEEKSCVYSLSKTIHNSSDAGTYYCAVVTCGEILFGEGTKVETTQETDLLVIVLGVLLALCVIVIAILVSSKY